A region of Catharus ustulatus isolate bCatUst1 chromosome 9, bCatUst1.pri.v2, whole genome shotgun sequence DNA encodes the following proteins:
- the LOC117000214 gene encoding pancreatic alpha-amylase isoform X1 — protein MQVLLLLLAAAGLCWGQYDPNTLPKRNAIVHLFEWRWQDIALECERYLAPNGFGGVQVSPPSENIVVTNPNRPWWERYQPVSYKLCTRSGNEEEFRDMVTRCNNVGVHIYVDAVVNHMCGAAGGSGTHSTCGSYFNAGNRDFPAVPYSGWDFNDGKCHSGSGEIENYGDIYQVRDCRLVSLLDLALEKDYVRSKVAEYLNHLIDIGVAGFRLDAAKHMWPGDIRAFLDKLNNLNIQWFPEGTKPFIYQEVIDLGGEPIKGSDYFGNGRVTEFKYGAKLGTVIRKWNGEKMAYLKNWGEGWGFVPSDRALVFVDNHDNQRGHGAGGSSILTFWDARLYKMASGFMLAHPYGFTRVMSSFRWPRYFENGRDINDWVGPPSNEDGSIKPVTINEDTTCGNDWVCEHRWRQIKNMVIFRNVVDGEPFSNWWDNGSNQVAFGRGNKGFIIFNNDDWNMNVYVQTGLPAGTYCDVISGQKEDGKCTGKQVFVSGDGMANFQINTDAEDPFIAIHVEAKL, from the exons ATGCAggtcctcctccttctcctcgcagctgcagggctgtgctgggggcagtaTGACCCCAACACTCTCCCTAAGAGAAACGCTATTGTGCATCTCTTTGAATGGCGCTGGCAGGACATTGCTCTGGAATGTGAACGCTACTTAGCCCCTAATGGATTTGGAGGAGTTCAG GTTTCACCTCCAAGTGAAAATATTGTCGTTACTAACCCAAACAGACCCTGGTGGGAAAGATACCAGCCCGTTAGTTACAAGCTCTGCACTCGGTCAGGAAATGAAGAGGAATTCAGAGACATGGTGACCAGATGCAACAATGTTGGA GTTCATATCTATGTGGATGCTGTGGTCAACCATAtgtgtggggctgcaggtggctcAGGTACCCATTCTACCTGTGGAAGCTACTTTAATGCTGGAAACAGAGATTTTCCAGCTGTACCGTACTCTGGCTGGGATTTCAATGATGGCAAATGTCATTCTGGAAGTGGAGAAATTGAAAATTATGGTGATATATATCAG GTCCGGGACTGCCGCTTGGTCAGCCTTCTGGATCTGGCCCTGGAGAAGGACTATGTGCGCTCAAAGGTTGCGGAGTACCTGAACCATCTCATTGACATTGGTGTAGCAGGATTCAGACTTGATGCTGCCAAGCACATGTGGCCTGGGGACATAAGAGCATTTCTGGACAAGCTGAATAATCTAAATATTCAGTGGTTTCCTGAAGGAACTAAACCTTTCATTTACCAGGAG GTAATTGACTTGGGTGGAGAGCCCATCAAAGGCAGCGACTATTTTGGAAATGGCCGAGTGACAGAATTCAAATACGGTGCCAAACTGGGGACAGTGATCCGCAAGTGGAACGGAGAAAAGATGGCCTACTTAAA GAACTGGGGAGAAGGCTGGGGCTTTGTGCCTTCCGACAGAGCCTTGGTCTTTGTGGATAATCACGACAACCAGAGAGGACACGGGGCTGGTGGATCTTCTATTCTGACCTTCTGGGATGCCAG GCTCTATAAAATGGCATCTGGTTTCATGCTTGCCCATCCCTATGGGTTCACACGTGTGATGTCAAGTTTTCGCTGGCcaagatattttgaaaatggaagG GACATCAATGACTGGGTTGGACCCCCAAGTAACGAGGATGGCTCCATAAAGCCTGTCACAATCAACGAGGACACGACCTGTGGCAACGACTGGGTTTGTGAGCATCGCTGGCGCCAAATCAA gaACATGGTTATCTTCCGTAATGTGGTGGATGGTGAGCCTTTCTCCAACTGGTGGGACAATGGCAGCAATCAAGTGGCCTTTGGCCGTGGTAATAAAGGCTTCATCATCTTCAATAATGATGACTG GAATATGAATGTTTATGTACAAACTGGGCTGCCTGCTGGTACCTACTGTGATGTTATTTCTGGACAAAAAGAGGACGGCAAATGTACTGGAAAGCAGGTGTTTGTTTCTGGTGATGGAATGGCTAATTTCCAGATTAATACTGATGCTGAAGATCCATTTATTGCAATTCATGTCGAAGCCAAATTGTAA
- the LOC117000214 gene encoding pancreatic alpha-amylase isoform X2 — translation MQVLLLLLAAAGLCWGQYDPNTLPKRNAIVHLFEWRWQDIALECERYLAPNGFGGVQVSPPSENIVVTNPNRPWWERYQPVSYKLCTRSGNEEEFRDMVTRCNNVGVHIYVDAVVNHMCGAAGGSGTHSTCGSYFNAGNRDFPAVPYSGWDFNDGKCHSGSGEIENYGDIYQVRDCRLVSLLDLALEKDYVRSKVAEYLNHLIDIGVAGFRLDAAKHMWPGDIRAFLDKLNNLNIQWFPEGTKPFIYQEVIDLGGEPIKGSDYFGNGRVTEFKYGAKLGTVIRKWNGEKMAYLKNWGEGWGFVPSDRALVFVDNHDNQRGHGAGGSSILTFWDARLYKMASGFMLAHPYGFTRVMSSFRWPRYFENGRDINDWVGPPSNEDGSIKPVTINEDTTCGNDWVCEHRWRQIKNMVIFRNVVDGEPFSNWWDNGSNQVAFGRGNKGFIIFNNDDCGDLASWTAVTTLSELFSLPSGLELK, via the exons ATGCAggtcctcctccttctcctcgcagctgcagggctgtgctgggggcagtaTGACCCCAACACTCTCCCTAAGAGAAACGCTATTGTGCATCTCTTTGAATGGCGCTGGCAGGACATTGCTCTGGAATGTGAACGCTACTTAGCCCCTAATGGATTTGGAGGAGTTCAG GTTTCACCTCCAAGTGAAAATATTGTCGTTACTAACCCAAACAGACCCTGGTGGGAAAGATACCAGCCCGTTAGTTACAAGCTCTGCACTCGGTCAGGAAATGAAGAGGAATTCAGAGACATGGTGACCAGATGCAACAATGTTGGA GTTCATATCTATGTGGATGCTGTGGTCAACCATAtgtgtggggctgcaggtggctcAGGTACCCATTCTACCTGTGGAAGCTACTTTAATGCTGGAAACAGAGATTTTCCAGCTGTACCGTACTCTGGCTGGGATTTCAATGATGGCAAATGTCATTCTGGAAGTGGAGAAATTGAAAATTATGGTGATATATATCAG GTCCGGGACTGCCGCTTGGTCAGCCTTCTGGATCTGGCCCTGGAGAAGGACTATGTGCGCTCAAAGGTTGCGGAGTACCTGAACCATCTCATTGACATTGGTGTAGCAGGATTCAGACTTGATGCTGCCAAGCACATGTGGCCTGGGGACATAAGAGCATTTCTGGACAAGCTGAATAATCTAAATATTCAGTGGTTTCCTGAAGGAACTAAACCTTTCATTTACCAGGAG GTAATTGACTTGGGTGGAGAGCCCATCAAAGGCAGCGACTATTTTGGAAATGGCCGAGTGACAGAATTCAAATACGGTGCCAAACTGGGGACAGTGATCCGCAAGTGGAACGGAGAAAAGATGGCCTACTTAAA GAACTGGGGAGAAGGCTGGGGCTTTGTGCCTTCCGACAGAGCCTTGGTCTTTGTGGATAATCACGACAACCAGAGAGGACACGGGGCTGGTGGATCTTCTATTCTGACCTTCTGGGATGCCAG GCTCTATAAAATGGCATCTGGTTTCATGCTTGCCCATCCCTATGGGTTCACACGTGTGATGTCAAGTTTTCGCTGGCcaagatattttgaaaatggaagG GACATCAATGACTGGGTTGGACCCCCAAGTAACGAGGATGGCTCCATAAAGCCTGTCACAATCAACGAGGACACGACCTGTGGCAACGACTGGGTTTGTGAGCATCGCTGGCGCCAAATCAA gaACATGGTTATCTTCCGTAATGTGGTGGATGGTGAGCCTTTCTCCAACTGGTGGGACAATGGCAGCAATCAAGTGGCCTTTGGCCGTGGTAATAAAGGCTTCATCATCTTCAATAATGATGACTG TGGAGATCTTGCTTCTTGGACTGCTGTGACAACACTGTCCGAACTTTTCTCACTTCCTTCTGGTTTGGAGCTGAAATAA
- the LOC117000215 gene encoding pancreatic alpha-amylase-like, producing the protein MGIYFLLLIVGLCWGQYDPNTLPKRTSIVHLFEWRWQDIALECERYLAPNGFGGVQVSPPNENVIITDPKQPWWERYQPVSYKLCTRSGNETEFKDMVTRCNNVGVHIYVDAVINHMCGANAGAGDHATCGSYFNAKTEDFPAVPYSGWDFNDHKCKSRSGNIENYQDISQVRDCRLVSLLDLALAKDSVRSRIAEYLNRLLAIGVAGFRIDAAKHMWPEDVKAVLDKLRDLNTQWFPAGTRPFIYQEVIDLGGEPIKGSDYFGNGRVTEFKYGAKLGTVIRKWNGEKMAYLKNWGEGWGFVPSDRALVFVDNHDNQRGHGAGGSSILTFWDARLYKMASGFMLAHPYGFTRVMSSFRWPRYFENGRDINDWVGPPSNEDGSIKPVTINEDTTCGNDWVCEHRWRQIKNMVIFRNVVDGEPFSNWWDNGSNQVAFGRGNKGFIIFNNDDWSLNVSLQTGLPAGTYCDVISGQKEGDFCTAVEVHVAADGMANFLIGNEDKDPFIAIHVDAKL; encoded by the exons CCTAATGGATTTGGAGGAGTTCAG GTTTCACCTCCAAATGAAAATGTTATCATTACTGACCCCAAGCAACCATGGTGGGAAAGATACCAGCCTGTCAGCTACAAGCTGTGCACAAGATCTGGAaatgaaactgaatttaaaGACATGGTGACCAGGTGCAACAATGTTGGA GTGCACATTTATGTGGATGCAGTGATCAACCATATGTGTGGAGCTAATGCTGGGGCTGGTGACCATGCTACTTGTGGAAGCTATTTCAATGCAAAGACTGAAgatttcccagctgtgccctaTTCTGGCTGGGACTTTAATGATCATAAATGTAAATCTAGAAGTGGAAACATTGAGAATTATCAGGATATATCTCAG GTGCGGGACTGCCGCCTGGTCAGCCTGCTGGACCTGGCCCTGGCCAAGGACTCGGTGCGCTCCAGGATTGCCGAGTACCTGAACCGTCTCCTGGCCATCGGCGTCGCAGGCTTCCGCATCGACGCTGCCAAGCACATGTGGCCTGAGGATGTCAAAGCCGTTTTAGACAAGCTGAGAGATCTAAACACTCAATGGTTTCCTGCAGGAACTAGACCTTTCATTTACCAAGAG GTAATTGACTTGGGTGGAGAGCCCATCAAAGGCAGCGACTATTTTGGAAATGGCCGAGTGACAGAATTCAAATACGGTGCCAAACTGGGGACAGTGATCCGCAAGTGGAACGGAGAAAAGATGGCCTACTTAAA GAACTGGGGAGAAGGCTGGGGCTTTGTGCCTTCTGACAGAGCCTTGGTCTTTGTGGATAATCATGACAACCAGAGAGGACACGGGGCTGGTGGATCTTCTATTCTGACCTTCTGGGATGCCAG GCTCTATAAAATGGCATCTGGTTTCATGCTTGCCCATCCCTATGGGTTCACACGTGTGATGTCAAGTTTTCGCTGGCcaagatattttgaaaatggaagG GACATCAATGACTGGGTTGGACCCCCAAGTAACGAGGATGGCTCCATAAAGCCTGTCACAATCAACGAGGACACGACCTGTGGCAACGACTGGGTTTGTGAGCATCGCTGGCGCCAAATCAA GAACATGGTTATCTTCCGTAATGTGGTGGATGGTGAGCCTTTCTCCAACTGGTGGGACAATGGCAGCAATCAAGTGGCCTTTGGCCGTGGTAATAAAGGCTTCATCATCTTCAATAATGATGACTG GTCCTTGAATGTATCTCTGCAGACTGGTCTGCCTGCTGGCACTTACTGCGATGTCATTTCTGGGCAAAAAGAAGGAGACTTCTGCACAGCAGTTGAAGTTCATGTTGCTGCTGATGGCATGGCTAATTTCCTGATTGGGAATGAAGACAAAGACCCATTCATTGCCATTCATGTTGATGCCAAATTGTAA